Proteins from a single region of Candidatus Margulisiibacteriota bacterium:
- a CDS encoding secondary thiamine-phosphate synthase enzyme YjbQ — MKTYTEYLKLKTKNEKEFINITPEVERAIEKSGISDGMALVSAMHITASVFVNDEESGLKNDLMEWAEKIAPDRPDYRHHQTGESNGDAHLKSLLLNHEIIVPVTKGRPDFGPWQQIFYGEWDGQREKRVIIKVLGI; from the coding sequence ATGAAAACCTACACCGAATATCTTAAACTCAAGACAAAGAATGAGAAGGAATTCATCAACATCACCCCTGAAGTTGAAAGAGCGATCGAAAAGTCCGGAATATCCGACGGGATGGCGCTTGTTTCCGCCATGCACATAACAGCCTCTGTATTCGTAAATGACGAGGAAAGCGGTCTAAAAAATGACCTGATGGAATGGGCGGAAAAAATAGCACCGGACAGGCCGGACTACAGGCACCACCAGACAGGTGAAAGCAACGGCGATGCCCATCTAAAATCCCTGCTTCTTAACCACGAGATAATCGTACCCGTCACAAAAGGCCGCCCCGACTTCGGGCCCTGGCAGCAGATCTTTTACGGCGAGTGGGACGGACAGAGGGAAAAGCGCGTCATAATAAAGGTCCTTGGAATATAA
- a CDS encoding ribonuclease HI family protein — translation MISVHIDGASRNNPGTAGIGVLAQKDGKEVLQLAEYIGKTTNNVAEYTALIRALEELLLLGHKKAHFYSDSQLLVEQVCGRYRVKDEKLKGLHSLAQKLASKMEVFRITHIPREKNRDADRLANKGIDAQSSA, via the coding sequence ATGATCTCGGTGCACATAGACGGAGCTTCAAGGAACAATCCCGGCACTGCGGGCATCGGCGTACTGGCTCAAAAGGACGGCAAGGAAGTTTTGCAGCTGGCCGAGTACATAGGAAAAACCACCAACAATGTTGCCGAATACACGGCGCTGATAAGGGCTCTTGAGGAGCTTCTGCTGCTGGGGCATAAAAAAGCCCACTTTTATTCGGACAGCCAGCTTCTGGTGGAACAGGTCTGCGGCAGGTACAGGGTAAAAGATGAAAAACTAAAAGGCCTGCACAGCCTCGCGCAGAAACTCGCGTCAAAAATGGAAGTGTTCAGGATAACACACATCCCCAGGGAAAAGAACCGGGATGCGGACAGGCTGGCGAACAAAGGGATAGATGCCCAGAGTTCCGCATAA
- a CDS encoding pentapeptide repeat-containing protein produces the protein MISKDTFNVAMFAHPAQPRCFNYDIFERDEFFILNAEGLVRRTGQGQDGAMGEIACVAQATAITTGRLADYQYFNSIYGDYHSQVADAIRSLMAGDVASWNSFGQEIRALERPYYYPIQLIDLSGAHFDGLDLHGVDLSRTVLDWATFENVNLDDADVSTWEHLRVGIEFRGISQNDETKLGIV, from the coding sequence ATGATATCGAAAGATACATTTAATGTGGCTATGTTCGCCCATCCCGCCCAACCGCGATGTTTTAATTACGATATTTTCGAGAGGGATGAATTCTTCATCCTTAATGCTGAAGGACTTGTCAGAAGAACCGGTCAGGGGCAGGATGGCGCAATGGGAGAGATCGCATGTGTGGCTCAGGCAACAGCAATAACAACGGGAAGGCTGGCAGATTATCAATATTTTAACTCTATATACGGCGATTACCATTCTCAAGTTGCGGATGCCATTCGCTCTTTAATGGCCGGAGATGTTGCAAGCTGGAATTCATTCGGGCAGGAAATACGCGCTCTTGAGCGTCCCTATTACTATCCGATCCAGCTGATCGATCTGTCCGGCGCGCATTTTGACGGCCTGGATCTTCACGGGGTTGATCTTAGCAGAACAGTGCTCGACTGGGCAACATTTGAAAATGTAAATCTTGATGATGCGGATGTTTCAACCTGGGAACATCTTCGTGTTGGAATAGAATTTAGGGGCATATCACAGAACGATGAAACAAAACTGGGGATCGTATAA